From a region of the Bacillota bacterium genome:
- a CDS encoding FadR family transcriptional regulator produces MPFQPIRRDNAYEMIVHQIEEMMLTAELRPGDRLPPERELAESFGVSRVTIRQAITVLKSKGLLEVRAGEGTYATERSHHLVVAALAAELGSLRDQVVEPIEVRKLLEPQIARLAAERATEEDVEELERIIAAQQVKFEAGEAFVDEDTAFHRRIATAARNRMLLSVVDSTWEMLRTSRALSLSTTEGARLSLAGHREIHEAIRAHRPDEAQLAMARHIDTVSALILSQYGTAGGSKGAVVEGSGSHGS; encoded by the coding sequence TTGCCGTTCCAGCCCATACGCCGCGATAACGCTTACGAGATGATCGTCCACCAGATCGAGGAGATGATGCTGACCGCGGAGCTGCGGCCGGGCGACCGCCTGCCCCCAGAACGGGAACTGGCGGAATCCTTCGGCGTCAGCCGCGTCACCATCCGCCAGGCCATCACGGTCCTCAAGTCCAAGGGACTCCTGGAAGTCCGCGCCGGCGAGGGCACCTACGCCACCGAGCGCTCGCACCACCTGGTGGTCGCCGCCCTGGCCGCCGAGCTCGGCTCGCTGCGCGACCAGGTGGTCGAGCCCATCGAGGTGCGCAAGCTGCTGGAGCCGCAGATCGCTCGCCTGGCCGCCGAGCGTGCCACGGAGGAGGACGTGGAGGAGCTGGAGCGGATCATCGCCGCCCAGCAGGTGAAGTTCGAGGCCGGGGAGGCCTTCGTCGACGAGGATACCGCCTTCCACCGGAGGATCGCCACGGCCGCGCGGAATCGCATGCTGCTCTCCGTGGTGGACTCCACATGGGAGATGCTGCGCACCAGCCGCGCCCTCTCCCTCAGCACGACGGAGGGAGCGCGGCTCTCGCTGGCGGGCCACCGCGAGATCCACGAGGCCATCCGCGCGCACCGGCCCGACGAGGCCCAGCTGGCCATGGCCCGGCACATCGACACCGTCAGCGCGCTCATCCTCTCCCAGTACGGGACGGCCGGAGGCAGCAAGGGGGCGGTGGTGGAGGGCTCCGGGAGCCATGGCTCCTGA